The Papio anubis isolate 15944 chromosome 1, Panubis1.0, whole genome shotgun sequence genome window below encodes:
- the RGS5 gene encoding regulator of G-protein signaling 5: MCKGLAALPHSCLERAKEIKIKLGILLQKPDSVGDIVIPYNEKPEKPAKTHKPSLDEALQWRDSLDKLLQNNYGLASFKSFLKSEFSEENLEFWIACEDYKKIKSPAKMAEKAKQIYEEFIQTEAPKEVNIDHFTKDITMKNLVEPSLSSFDMAQKRIHALMEKDSLPRFVRSEFYQELIK; encoded by the exons GGCCAAGGAGATTAAGATCAAGTTGGGAATTCTCCTCCAGAAGCCAGACTCAGTTGGTGACATTGTCATTCCCTACAATGAGAAGCCGGAGAAACCAGCCAAGACCCATAA ACCCTCGCTGGACGAGGCCCTGCAGTGGCGTGATTCCCTGGACAAACTCCTGCAGAACAACT atggACTTGCCAGTTTCAAAAGTTTCCTGAAGTCTGAATTCAGTGAGGAAAACCTTGAGTTCTGGATTGCCTGTGAGGATTACAAGAAGATCAAGTCCCCTGCCAAGATGGCTGAGAAGGCAAAGCAAATATATGAAGAATTCATTCAAACGGAGGCTCCTAAAGAG GTGAATATTGACCACTTCACTAAGGACATCACAATGAAGAACCTGGTGGAACCTTCCCTGAGCAGCTTTGACATGGCCCAGAAAAGAATCCATGCCCTGATGGAAAAGGATTCTCTGCCTCGCTTTGTGCGCTCTGAGTTTTATCAGGAGTTAATCAAGTAG